In Methanobacterium aggregans, the genomic stretch GAATCTCTTCAAGGGTAAAGGTGCCTTCTGTAACATCAATAACAGTTCCCCCGCCTAAATTAAGGGGTTGGAGTTCCTCTGCATGTTCGCTGCTGCAGTAGAGAAATCCTGTTCCAACAGGTCCTAACAATCCTTTATGTCCCGGGAATGAAACAAAATCTGCACCAATATCCTTCACATCCAGATTCATGTGTCCTGCAGATTGGGCTGCATCAACCATGAAGAGAACTTCATTTTCAGAGGCCACCTCCCCAATTTCATGAACAGGCTGCACTGAACCTATGGCATTTGAAACATGAGTGGTTGTTATGAGCCTGGTTGTCTTGTCAACTGCAGATTCAACATCTTCAGGGTGAACAATTCCATATTCATCAGCTTTCACTATTCTTACGTCCACACCCTTTTCCTTGAGCCGGAGCCATGGTAAGAAGTTTGAGTGGTGTTCTATATTTGGAAGAACCACTGAATCTCCATTTTTGAAGGGAATTCCCCTTGCAACAAGGTTCACAGCTTCCGTGGTGTTCTTGGTGAAGAAAATTTCATTGGTTTTGGCATTTATGAACTTGGCAATACGGGATCTTGCCTTTTCAAACTCATTGGTTGCTTTGACAGCTAATTTATAGGCACCCCTACCTGTATTAACGTTGTAGTTGTAGAAGTAGTCACACATCGCCTCAACAACAGGTTTTGGAGTGGGGGTTGTGCTTGCAGCATCTAAATAAATGAATTCTTCAAGTAAAGGAAAATCTGGCCTTATATCAATTTCATCTCTTTCTTCCATGGGTAAAACTCCATTACAATTATTGATCCACATGGATATGACCTGGGATCCATTGGTTATTCACTGATCTATCACTACCTACTAACTAATATAACACGTGTTATAATATATTTTCTGTTCTCTCCCAATTCTTAATTATTATTAACAAAGTTAAAATAAATATTTAAAAAAATAAAATCCACTGTTTTTGAGTTATTGTTAAATTATGAGTTAAATCGAAGAAAGAAATTATTTGAAATGGAAAAATAAATTATGAAAAAAAAATTAAAGGGTTTAAGCTTCTTCAAACTTCGCCCTAACCTCTGATGCCATTTCCATGGTGGAAGAACTACCACCCAGATCTCCTGTAACGATTTTTCCCTCGCTTAAAACATCTGTAAGTGCATTTTCAAGTTTTCTGGCTTCATCATTCTCTCCAAGGTATTCAAGCATCATAACTGCAGACAGTATCATTGCAGAAGGGTTTGCAATACCTTTACCTGCAATATCCGGAGCAGAACCATGTACAGGCTCAAAAAGCCCCTGAGTATCCCCTATGTTGGCGGATGGAATTAATCCTAATCCTCCTACAAGTCCTGCTCCCTCATCAGAGAGTATGTCCCCATAAAGGTTGGTTGTTACCACAACATCGAAGTGAAGGGGCATGGTCAGGAGGTACATGGCAGTTGCATCAACGTAGAAGTCTTCAGATTCCAAATCACCGTACTCCTCAGCAACACTGTAGAAGGTTTCCTTGAAAATCCCATCTGTCTTTTTAAGCACGTTAGCCTTGTGAACACCCGTAACCCTGTTTCTATTAGTATTTTTAGCGTACTCAAATGCAAATCTGCATATCCTCTCGGAAGCCCTTCTCGTTATGACCCTAACTGCTGTTGCACCATCATCCGTGTACTCTTCACGTCCAATATACAGTCCCTCTGTGTTCTCCCTCACGATTACAAAGTCCACATCCTCAAAGAGACATTTGGTTCCTTTGTATGATTTTACAGGCCGGATGTTGGCGTAAAGTTCCAGTTCCCTTCTAAGCTTCACTATGACATCTGCTGCAGATTCTCCAGCCGCACCAAAAAGGCATGCTTGTGAAGCCTTTACTATATCTATTGTTTCTTCTGGAAGGGCAACCCCTGTTTTTTCCTTCTCTTCATCCCCTGCATCAGCAAAGGTGTAATTAAATTCAATGTCTGAAGCCTCGAGTACGTGTAAGGCGGCTTCCATAACCTCTTTTCCTATCCCATCACCAGGTATAACAGCTATTTTGTACATTAAAACACCATTTTAAGTCCTATTTTCATTTTAAATGTAATTAATATCTTAATTTTAATTTAATCTTCTTTTTATTCTATGATATTCTTTAAATCGGTTTTCTTTAGGTATTATTTAATGTTTGAAATGTTCTCCCTGAGGTAAGGGATCAAACCGCCCTTGTTGAGAATTTCAAGCATGAAATCAGGCAAACCCTTAACTTCGAACTCTTCTGAAGTGTTCAGGTCCTTCAGCATTCCTTTATCCATATCTATATCCACTTCATCTCCCTCAGAAACCTTTTTTGAAATATCTTTGGCTTCCAAGAGGGGAAGTCCCACGTTTATTGCGTTTCTGTAGAATATTCTTGCGAATGACTCTGCAATCACAACGGAGATTCCTGCTCCCTTGAGTGCAACAGGTGCATGTTCCCTTGAGGAACCGCATCCGAAGTTTTTACCAGCCACTATTACGTCACCTTTACTGACCTTATTTGGGAATTCAGGGTCTAAACCTTCCATGGCATGTTCTGCAAGTTCTGCTTCACCCCTGAGAACTAGGTACCTACCTGGAATGATTATATCCGTATCAATGTCGTCACCAAATTTCCAGACTTTTCCTTTCATTTTAACACCTTTTAAATTCTTATATTTATTAAATCATGAACTTGTGATGATTTTAGTTTTATTATCCCTTTTTACACCATAAAACATACTTAGATATTTATCAATGCTCAAAAAATGTTTTAAATCATAACTCCCTTGGATCTGAGATTTTTCCTGTGATTGCAGATGCTGCTGCAACTGCTGCTGAGCTCAGGTAAACCTCTGCATCTGGACTTCCCTGTCTTCCCTTAAAGTTCCTGTTTGAAGTTGAAAGGCTCACTTCACCTGGACCCACGAGTCCAACATGACCTCCTAGGCACGGTCCGCAGCATGGATTACATACAAGGGCCCCAGCATCAACGAAGGTTCTGAGAAGCCCTTCATCCATTGCTTTGGTGTAAACTTCCCTTGAAGCAGGTATAACAAGCATTCTTATGCTGTCTGAAACCCTTTGGCCCTTGAGGATCTTTGCAGCTGTCCTGAGGTCGCTGAGTCTTCCGTTTGTACATGAACCCAAGAAAACCTGATCTATACTGGTTCCTTCAACCTCTGAAACTGGTTTAACATTGTCAACGTGGTGTGGACATGCTATCTGAGGTTCAAGGTTGTTAACATCTATGTCCATAATTTCAAGTGAATCTGCATCTTCATCAGTCTTCATTACCTCATAGGATTTGGTGGTTCTTCCCTTTAGATAGTCAAAGGTTTTTTGGTCCGGTTCAACGAGTCCTGTTTTTCCTCCCATTTCAATTGCCATGTTACAAAGGACCATTCTATCAGATACGGATAAATTCCTGGTTGTTTCTCCTCCAAATTCGCATGCTTTGTAGGTTGCACCATCTGCACCTATCTTTCCAATTATGTTCAGGACAACATCCTTGGCGTAGACGTTTTCGGCCAGATTTCCGGTTATGTTGAATTTTATGGTTTCAGGGACTTTGAACCATAGTTTTCCTGTTGCAAAAACCATTGCCATGTCCGTTGATCCTATACCTGTTGAAAATGCTCCTAATGCGCCGTGTGTGCAGGTGTGTGAGTCTGTACCAACCACAACTTCTCCTGGAACTATGTGTCCCATTTCAGGCAGTACCTGGTGGCACACACCTTCCCTTACATCGTAGAAGTTGTTTATATTCTGTTCCTCCACGAATTTTCGCATCTCAATGTGGTTCTGGGCTGCCTCAATTGAGTCTGCTGGAACCTGATGGTCGAATACAACCACGATCTTCTCAGGATCCCATACATCGTCTACTCCAATCTTCTCGAATGATTCCACAGACATTGGACCTGTTAAATCATGAGTCATTGCAACGTCTATATTTGCCATTACTATTTCTCCTGCCCCTGATTCCTTTTTACCAGCGGCTTTTGCAAGTATTTTCTCTGCCATTGTCATGGACATTGTTATTCCCTCCTTTTTATGGAATTAAAATGGTTTTAATATTGAATTTAAAGCTTACGGGCTTGAAACATTTTATTGACTATTTTAAATATTATATTGTATTTAAATGATTTTTAGTGGACAAATTATATTTTAAACTAATAATATTGAATGGATAGTGCATAGTTATCTCATCATCCATGAATGGTGATTTTATTAACAATTTTAATAAAGCTATCAACTTCTTCCGGATTTAAAATCTTTAATATCTTTTTAATTGTATTTTTATGAACCTGTTTATGCATTTTCATTATATCCTTACCTTTAAGAGTCAGTTGAAGGAAATAAAAACGTTTATCAGATTCAGATTGGATTTTACTTATAATTCCCAATTTTATCAGCTGATTGATGGCTATTGAAACAGTTGATTTTTTAACATCGAGTTTTTTTGATAGTTCAGAAACGCTTATTCCCTCATTTTTATCGATTAATTCAATGTAATACAATTGTCGCAACGTATATTCTTTTAAATCCCCCGTAAGAAGCTGTGTTTGGAATTTTCTCATTAGTCCGCTCAATTTATCCATTGATTCTACAAGCTCAAGCTCTTGATTCATTTTGTCACTCCACTGAATATATAGTTTTATCTAACTAACTATTATAAAAATATTGCCCATGGGATCAAAGGAGAGATCATAAATCTTGCAAAAAACCACCTATCATTTTATTGAACATGGAAAACAATTAGATATGAATCGTGTCACACATTCAAGTGACTAAATTTATATAGTAATAAAAATATTATAATTATTAATACAATATGGGCTGCATTAGTTCTCAAATGCACTCAGTAGTATTTTAAATATGGTTGACAGAAGTATATTTTAAGTGAGGGACCCCAAATGAGCGGCGAAGTTAACGATGAAATAATGAAGGAATACGAAAGAATTAAGGATGAAATCTCATATGAAGACTTCCTGAAGAAAATGGAAGAGCGGAAGAAGGAATATGAGGAC encodes the following:
- a CDS encoding cysteine desulfurase — protein: MEERDEIDIRPDFPLLEEFIYLDAASTTPTPKPVVEAMCDYFYNYNVNTGRGAYKLAVKATNEFEKARSRIAKFINAKTNEIFFTKNTTEAVNLVARGIPFKNGDSVVLPNIEHHSNFLPWLRLKEKGVDVRIVKADEYGIVHPEDVESAVDKTTRLITTTHVSNAIGSVQPVHEIGEVASENEVLFMVDAAQSAGHMNLDVKDIGADFVSFPGHKGLLGPVGTGFLYCSSEHAEELQPLNLGGGTVIDVTEGTFTLEEIPARFEGGTQNIAGVIGLGAAVKYIENIGLDRVERHSRKLTDLMFEGVSSIDNTIVYGSPENIYGILAFNIDGVNAHDVAKILDELKNICVRSGHHCAIPAIRHVGAYELGGSVRASVHYYNTKEEVQTFVESLEEISKFLGD
- a CDS encoding isocitrate/isopropylmalate family dehydrogenase translates to MYKIAVIPGDGIGKEVMEAALHVLEASDIEFNYTFADAGDEEKEKTGVALPEETIDIVKASQACLFGAAGESAADVIVKLRRELELYANIRPVKSYKGTKCLFEDVDFVIVRENTEGLYIGREEYTDDGATAVRVITRRASERICRFAFEYAKNTNRNRVTGVHKANVLKKTDGIFKETFYSVAEEYGDLESEDFYVDATAMYLLTMPLHFDVVVTTNLYGDILSDEGAGLVGGLGLIPSANIGDTQGLFEPVHGSAPDIAGKGIANPSAMILSAVMMLEYLGENDEARKLENALTDVLSEGKIVTGDLGGSSSTMEMASEVRAKFEEA
- a CDS encoding 3-isopropylmalate dehydratase small subunit gives rise to the protein MKGKVWKFGDDIDTDIIIPGRYLVLRGEAELAEHAMEGLDPEFPNKVSKGDVIVAGKNFGCGSSREHAPVALKGAGISVVIAESFARIFYRNAINVGLPLLEAKDISKKVSEGDEVDIDMDKGMLKDLNTSEEFEVKGLPDFMLEILNKGGLIPYLRENISNIK
- the hacA gene encoding homoaconitase large subunit, which gives rise to MSMTMAEKILAKAAGKKESGAGEIVMANIDVAMTHDLTGPMSVESFEKIGVDDVWDPEKIVVVFDHQVPADSIEAAQNHIEMRKFVEEQNINNFYDVREGVCHQVLPEMGHIVPGEVVVGTDSHTCTHGALGAFSTGIGSTDMAMVFATGKLWFKVPETIKFNITGNLAENVYAKDVVLNIIGKIGADGATYKACEFGGETTRNLSVSDRMVLCNMAIEMGGKTGLVEPDQKTFDYLKGRTTKSYEVMKTDEDADSLEIMDIDVNNLEPQIACPHHVDNVKPVSEVEGTSIDQVFLGSCTNGRLSDLRTAAKILKGQRVSDSIRMLVIPASREVYTKAMDEGLLRTFVDAGALVCNPCCGPCLGGHVGLVGPGEVSLSTSNRNFKGRQGSPDAEVYLSSAAVAAASAITGKISDPREL
- a CDS encoding MarR family winged helix-turn-helix transcriptional regulator, with protein sequence MNQELELVESMDKLSGLMRKFQTQLLTGDLKEYTLRQLYYIELIDKNEGISVSELSKKLDVKKSTVSIAINQLIKLGIISKIQSESDKRFYFLQLTLKGKDIMKMHKQVHKNTIKKILKILNPEEVDSFIKIVNKITIHG